The Pan paniscus chromosome 21, NHGRI_mPanPan1-v2.0_pri, whole genome shotgun sequence region CAGGCAGTGGCAGGGGCGGGCTGGATCCCTGCGCTGAGTAGACACGGCGCCGCCACAGGAGCTGCAGGCCCGGCCGGCCTGCCAGGGCGTGGGGGTGCTCGGCCAGCTGCAGGGAGCCGTAGGGGACGGGGCAGGGGTCAGGCAGCGTCTCCCGGTTGCTGGGGAAGAGCAGCCGGAAGCAGCGGGAGCCCGCCTCCACGTCCACCACGAAGCCCAGCTTGTCCAGAGGCTGGGCCTTGAGCTGCACGGCCAGGTGCAGGCTGCGTGCCCGCCGCTGATAGCTCTGGGCAAGTGCGTGCTGGAGGCTGAAGGCCTGGCAGAGCCCATCGATGTCCCTGGCAGAGTAGGCGGAGCCCCCACGGCCCAGCGCCAGCAGGATCTGCCGCTGCAACACCACGTCCAGGTACCTGCGGATGGGCGAGGTGGCCCACGTGTACCAGTCCACCTGCAGCGAGTAGTGGCCGCCCTGCTGCTGGTGGCCCCGGGTGCAGCGGCCGAATGCCGAGCGCTCCAGGGCCTTGCGGAGGTCGCGGCCTGCAGGAGCCAGGAATGGGTGCATGTCGTCCGTGGTGACCAAGTCCACCATCTGTTCATAGTCCTGGGTGCGGGCAGCAAACTGGACCTGCTTCCAGAGGGAGGCCAGGAGGTGCAGCCGCGTGTCGGGCGGACTGCCCCCGCCGCCGTGCAGGTGGTGGCCGAGGTGCAGTGACAGGGGCACCCGGTCCCCATGCTTCTCACACAGGGCCTTGAGCTGCTGGCTGCGGGGTGCTGGCTGCCACCGCAGAGGCGTGACCGTCCGCGTGCACTCGCTGCCCACCAGGAACTCAGCCACGAGCCTGTTAAACTGAATCATGTACTCCTTCACCATGATGTGGGCCGCGCGGAAGCCCAGGGTGCCGTCCTCGTCCGGCTGCTCATAGAAGCAGTCGGACCGCAGGCGGTGCCGGCGCAGCAGCCGAGAGAAGTAGCACGCGGCCACGACGCAGGCGTCCACGGAGTCCAGGCGGGCCGGCAGCTCACGGCCGGCACCCGGGTGCTGCCTGATCACCTCCTCCGCCTCCTCGTAGGACAGCTGGCGGTCAGACTGGACCACGGAGGGTGCAAAGCGCAGGCTCTTCAGCTGGCCACTGGCCTTCTCCATGGTGAGGAACAGGGAGATGGCCAGGCGGTCCCggccaggcaggaggctgaggacgTCCTGGCAGAGGCTGGCCGGCAGCATGGGCACTGGCTCCCTGCCGGGGGCATAGAACGCAGCGCCCTGCCTTCGCGCCTCCACGTCCAGCACCCCGTCCCTGGGCACGAAGCTGGCCACATCAGTGATGTGCACAGCCACCTCGCACCTGGGACCCAGGTCTCGGACACTGAGGGCATCATCGAGGTTGCAGGCGCCCTGGGGGTCCACAGTGAAGGTCAAGAAGGTGCGGCAGTCCTCTCGGCGGCCAGCAACCCGGCCAAGCTCCGTGTGGTATTTCTGCAGCACCTTGGTGATGGTGGCCTGGTCCGACGGGGGCACCCTCAAGCTGTACTCCAGGCCGAGGATGCGGAGGCCCTGCTCCCAGGTGCTGGCCTCAGGCAGCACCTCCCGGACGATGCCCAGCGGGTAGTAGAAGCCTTGCCGCCACAGGACGATTTGGACCCAGAAGAGCCGGCTGTGCCGGGCCTCGGCCGTGAGCCTCTCAAGCCCCACACGCTGCAGCCGGCCCTTCCGGAGGCTGTAGACGGGGACCTGCGATGGGTCCTTCAGCTCGGCCACGAAGATCTTGGTCACGGAGCCATTGATGGGGACCATGATGCGCGGGTCCCACGTGTCCATGCGGCACACAAACGCCAGCTCGTGCCTCTTCCTCTTCAGCACGCCCAGCACGCGGCCCCGAAGCCGCCCCTCGGGCGCCTTGTCTCCCAAAAGGAGCTGCACCAGCACCTCATCCCCGGCAAAGGCCATCCCACAGTCCAGGCGGCCCCTGACCTGGATGGGGCCCGAGGAGGCATCGTCCAGCGGGATGGCTGACGCCCGCTCGAAGGTCTCTGGCACGAAAGTGCAGTGGCGGTACCGCTCGGGCTCCGCGCGCAGCAGCTTCCGTAGCGCAGCCGGGGGCAGGTTCTCGTACAGCCGGGCCTGCTGCAGGGACTCGGGCCTGGCAACGGTGTCCAGCAGCCCGTCCTCCCCGACGGTCACCATCACCTTCTGGCTCTCATCCAGAAGCTCCCGTAGGATGGCGTCGTCAGCGTTGAGCTCTCCATCCCACGGCCAGAAGTCAGCCTCTGCATCCTCAGCCTCCGTGGACTCCACGCCCGCTGCAGCAGCCGCTCCTGCCGCACAGGCCCCGGGCACCACGTCTTCCTTCACCGCGTCTCCTGCTGGTGCTGCCGCAGCCTCCGTCTGCGCTGTGGTTGCCGTGATGTCACGGGATGCTGGGCTCAGAGCCTCATCTCCCGGCTCTGCCTTCACCATGGCCGTCACCACAGCCGCCGGCTCCTCCGCCAGGTCCCCTACTGGCTCTGGGGCAGCCTCCCAGTTCCCCGCTGCCCCAGCCTGTGTGCCTCGGGGGGCCCAGCGCCGTCTCTGCGCCACACCCTGCTCGACCTGCTCCATGGACAGGCCCTCGGGGCAGACGCTGTGCCGCTCCACGCACTCACGGATGAAGCTCTCCCAGAGCTTGCCGCAGGCCCCGAAGGAGCAGAGGGCCACGGCGTCCCCCACTACCACCAGCTGGGACTGGGCGCGGGTCAGGACGGTGTTGAGCACGCGGGCGTCGGTGAAGAACTCAGGGGCCAGTGCCCCAGGGCTGAGCAGGCTCTGGCAGGTGTGCACAGTGCTGAGCACCACGACCCGGAACTGCCGCCCTGCAGGGGGCACGCGGTCAGGTCAGGCTGGGTGCGCAAGATGGTGGGACCAGCCCCACCCCTGCCGATGCCAGGCTGAGGAGTGGGCCGAGCCACCCGGGGTATCCTGGGGCAGCTGGCAGCACCTGGCCCCACTGGTCACCCACCTGGCAGGATCTCAAAACTGCCGACAGACACCTGGCCTAGGTCCCGCCTCCTCAGCTCCTGCCTCAGTGCACTGACCTGAAGACGCAGCGGGGCCGGGAATGAGTGCTGGACGCAGTGAGGACTCTGCCACCCCCGACAAGGAGAGGGCACCCCCACCAAGCTCGGGGATGAGCGCAGGACGCAGTGAGGACTGGCCACCCCCGACAAGGAGAGGGCACCCCCACCAAGCTCGGGGATGAGTGCAGGACGCAGTGAGGACTGGCCACCCCCGACAAGGAGAGGGCACCCCCACCAAGCTCGGGGATGAGCGCAGGACGCAGTGAGGACTGGGCCACCCCCGACAAGGAGAGGGCACCCCCACCAAGCTCCAGACACCTCAGGGGCCGAGCCCCACCTCAGCCCTGGGAGGCAAATACTGCAGCCCCctcttacagatggggaaactgaggcgggGGCTCGTCCATCAGCCGGAGagctccccctcccccagcaggGGTGCGGTCGGGGGCTGTCCCGGGCCGGCCGGGCTCACCTGGGCACCGTGGGAAACGACACAGATGCACCTCTGCTCGCGGCCGCCCCAGCAGCTGGGCCAGGTGTTGTAGGCCTCCTGCACCTTCTCGACGACCTGTGCAATCTCAGCCAGATTCAGCCAGGACGCCATGGACATGTCGCGGTCTGGGTTGCCTGCCACGTGGCAGAACATGAGCGGGTAGTGCCGGGGGTGGGGCGGAACCTTGCCCCTGGCGTGGATGGGGTTGCCCTTGGCCACGTAGAAGTGCCGCGAGATGAAGCTGACGATGGCGTCCGTGCAGCGGTAGTTCTCGTGGAAGACCAGGCGGCTCTGCCGCGCCACCTCGTGCGTCTCCTGCTGGTAGCACAGGAAGAGGCGGTGCAGCAGCGTGTGCTCGGCCGCCCGGGCCCTGGCCACACTGAACAGCCGGGGTGTGACCTGCATGTGGTCGCCCGCCAGCACGAGGCGGGTGCCGTGCGAGGCGTAGGCCAGCGGGGTGAGGGCCTCGCACTCCAGCATCTGGGCCGCCTCGTCGATGAGAATGTGGGAGAAGAAGCCGACCGGCACCCTGAGCTCACgggcctgggaggtggtggtgacCACCACGCGGTGCCGCGCCAGCTCTGCCCGTGTGGGCGGGCGGAAAGCCTGGCGGTCGTCGGTCAGGCAACAGTACTGCAGCGTGACCGGGTCCGTCTGGCTCAGCGGCCGGTCCGTGTACATCACACGGAGAGGAGTGGCCTCGGGGTGGCCGCCGCTGACGTGGCTGTGGAAATACTCCCGGATGTAGATGTCGGCAGCGCTGCGGGAGGGGGAGGAGCTCATGGGCTTCTTGCTGGGGGCCTCAGTGCTGTCCGCtaaagcacctactgtgtgcccagcCAAGCTGCCCCTGAGCACAGCCCTTGTCTGGCTGTCAGAGGTGAGCAGCAAACACTGGTGTCCCTGCTGACAGGAGTCCAAGGGGCAAGAGGCCACGGAGGGCTTCAGGCAACACCTGGGCGAGCCCAGCGGCTCCTCTGACACTGCAGACACCTGCACCTCCCCGGCCCCCAGAACCCCCAATCCAGAAATCAGCCCGGGACGTATGGCCACTGTCCCAGGCTCTTCCTCCCACTCCCCACTGGGCAGGGATGGGAAGGCCCCGGCctggggaggtggtggtggcaggaACCAGAGGAAACCACATAAACCAAAGGGGAACCTTGTGGTTAGGACAAAGATCTGTGTTtctataaaaaccaaaaacaagacTCATCCCCAGAAGTGCTGGGTGGGCCATGCTGCAGCCTTCCCCATGACACTCTCCTTGGGCCAGGGCCCCGGCAGAGGCACCCAGCTCCTCACCTGACAGCAGACCCGGCCACCCTCGGTGCCCTGAGCTGGGCCTGATAAAGCCAAAGCCCAAAGCTGGTCGGCTACAGGGAGTGCAGAATCAGAGGACTGGAGCACATCCAGGGGGTGACCGCCTGCCCAGTGTAGACTTGGGCCGGGCGTCAGGTGAGGTGGGGGGCAGGCCAGGCTCGGGCTTACCTGTTGGTGTGTGTGCAGATGAGCACCTTGGTTTCAGGCCTCCGGATGACCTCCAGGGAGGCCATGGCCAGCGTGTAGGTCTTGCCCGTGCCAAAGGGGCCATAGATGAGTAGCGGGGGGACACGCCTCCCATCCCCAGGGCCCCAGCCCGCGATGAGCGCCACGGCCAGCTCCTGCTTGCGGTTGCCACGCCGCAAGGGTGGGACAGACCAAGGTCTGGGCAGGGCGCAGGTGGGCAAGTCAGGCACCACCAGCTGCTCCTCAGGCAGTGTGTCCACTGCCTGGTGCCAGAGGCGGAAGGTCATCGGGTCAATCTGGAACTGCACCTCCAGGACCAGGCGGGCCTCAGGCTGCAGCCCCAGGGCCAAGCAGCAGCGGGCCGGAAGCAGCAGCCACAGCGCCTGCTCCGAGCTGGCCCGCCTCTCCAGCCGCACCTCGAACACCGTATTGTCGGGTGCGGGTACAGGGGCCACCAGGGCCGTGCTGACCGCCCGGCCCAGCAGGAAGCCCTGGTCTGTGTCTGGCATCAGGGAGGAGGGGACGGGGACCTCTGCGTACAGTGCTCCCGGAGGCGCGAAGAGCATGTTCAGCGCTGGTGTCTGCAGTGCCGTCTTCAGGAACACCTGGCCCCGCAGGGTCAGCCTGGCAAGATGGCCTGGGTCAGCTCATGGGGCCACAGCTGCCAGCCCCGCTGCCAAGTCCACGCCCCCATCCGCTCCCGTTGCCCCAGCCGCTCCCATTGCCCCAGCTGCTCCTGCTACCCCAGCTGCTCCCGCTACCCCCAGCCGCTCCTGTTGCCCCCAGCCGCTCCCGCTACCCCCAGCCGCTCCTGTTGCCCCCAGCTCACTTGGCCACCAGCTGCTGCTGAGCCGCCTCCTCCTCATAGAGAAACTGGTGCATCCTCTGCCGATAGTTGGTTGGCGAGATGGGGCCCGAGGCCAGGCCGCTGCGGTTGAActccagggccagggcagggccctTGTACTTGGCCATCAGGGCCGTCTGCTCGGCCGTCCGCTCCACGCCAGGCACCACGTGGCGGTTGCCAGTGTGCCAGCGCTCCATCTCCTCAGGGTGGCCGAGCGCCAGATTCCTGCAGGGTCCTGGGCGACGCCCCTGGCCCAGCTGCAGCCCTAGCTTTTGTAGCAGCACCGGCCGGCGGCCAAAGTCGAAGACCACCCATTGCTCAAAGGTGCCGAACGAGGCGGCCTGCACACGCACTCCCACCTGGAAGTCGGCAGTGGAGCTGGGCACATGGAAGCGCTCACCCCGTGCGTAGAGCCGGCCTGGCGGGAGGCCGGGAGCCACCAGAGAGAAGTCGGCTCCTGGCTCCTGCTTCAGCAGGGCCACATGTAGCAGGGGCTCCTGGAGAGGAGGCCAGACGGTGAGGGGGGCCCAGGGCTCCCCCCAACCCTCCCGAGAGGAAGCCTGGCCAGCGTAGCCCAAGTGCAGGGTTCAGGTCCCGGCCCTGCCACTTCCTGGATAGAACGCGAGCAGGCCGCCCGGCCTCTGCCatcctcagtttcttcctgtGCTACATGGGGGTGGCTGAACCCTCCTGGGGCCCCTGTGGATGTCCCGTGGGGCAGTGTGGGCAGCTTGAGGCCTCACCACCCACTCTTCAGGTGCCAGACCTTGGTGaatccttgtttttgtttttgtttttgagacggaatttcactcttgtcgccaggctggagtgcaatggcgcgatctcaactcactacaacctccgcctcctgggttcaagtgattttcctgcctcagcctcccgagtagatgggatcacaggcacccaccaccatgcctggctatttttttttttttttttttttttagtagagatggagtttcgccctattggccaggctgatctcgaactcccgacctcaggtgatccacctgcctcggtctcccaaagtgctgggattacaggcgtgaaccaccgcacctggccaaatccTTGTTTTAACCCATATACTCCATAGAATAACCCTGCCAAGGTGGGACTGTCCTGGCCCCCTGTCTCtaggtgaggagactgaggcagagaggctAAGGGACCTGCTGCAGGTCCCGCAGGTGCTGAGCGGCAGTGCCTCGGTCTTAGCTCCATGACCCAGGCTGTCGACATCTGCCCGGGCTGAAGTCACCACTTCCCCAGGGCTCCCTCCGCCCAGTCGGAGCTGCTCTCCGCTCACCTCAGAGTGGACAGCAAACGTCCAGCTGTACTGGGTCTTCCTCTCCTGGGCCTGGTACATCAGGGGCTGGTTGCAGGTGACACGCACTCCATCAAGGGTCTCTGCAAGCTGCGTGGAAGTCTAGCCTTCAGCAAGAGGCCtggaccccaccccaccccacccactcccagGGCCCACTTACCACAAGGACCTCACTGCTGCTGCGCTGGTACTCGGCCAGCAGCCGCTCCTGGTAGGGCACCAGCCCGTCCTGCCAGGCCGCCTGCCCCCGCAGCTCCACAGCCTGCGTGCGCCGAACCCACTCCTGCAGCTCCTGTGCTGAGTGTGCCTTGGTGCAGGCGTCCCCATACTCACAGAGGTCAggcctgggggacagggaggtCGGCAGGGCTACACGGAGGCACAGCCGCCGTGCTGAGTTCAAAGGCCGGGACCCCCTCAGCCCAATACTGGCCTCTGTAGGGAGCAGGGGCTTTATTCGTCCCACCCACTCCTGTGCTCCCAGGACAAGGCCTGGCTCAAGCAGTTCCCAAACATGAACCTCCCTTATCCGGGTCCTCAGAGGCCACATGGCTTTAGCCCTCAGCAGGTGGCAGGGAGGCCCCCGTCCACTGAACCTGGGAGCCTCTGGCTCTGCCTATGGTGGGCTCCTGCCCTGCTCCAAGCTCCTGGGAGCCTCTGGCTCTGCCTACGGTGGGCTCCTGCCCCACTCCAAGCTCCTGGGAGCCTCTGGCTCTGCCCATGGTGGGCTCCTGCCCCACTCCAAGCTCCTGGGAGCCTCTGGCTCTGCCTACGGTGGGCTCCTGCCCTACTCCAAGCTCCTGGGAGACTCTGGCTCTGCCCATGGTGGGCTCCTGCCCTACTCCAAGCTCCTGCCTCGAGTATCCTTACTTTGGGCAGAGCTCGAACTTGGAGAGTCCCGGGGGTGGGGAACGGTGCTCCCAGGGCAGGGCCTGGTCGAAGGCCACCATCTGTGCGTGCTCCGAGGATGCGCAGTGGTTCTCGAAGGCCTCCTGAGAGTGGCAGGTGACCAAGCAGGCCGGGCAGTACAGCTGGGCCCCAGGGGGCTGGCCAAGGGGGGCCGTGCGCCCGTCGCCATCAGGGGCAGGGGGTGTGAGCAGGTCCCCCCGCTGGAGGCCACCCAGCTGCTCGGCCtcccacacagccatctccacgGCGCTGTGTGCGAACTGGCAGCGGGACTCCCCACGCCAGCACGGCTGCCCACGCCCCACAAACCTGCAGTAGGCAGGAGGCTGGCCGGCCCGGGGCTGCGGCCTCACCGCCACAAACTGTTGCTTGCGGCGGCCCTCGGCGCTCACGTgggccaggaggcaggggcaggcTCCGTGCTCAGGGCACTGCCCCTGGGGGTCCACGCGACAGATGCGTGGGGGACAGCGCCTGAAGCAGAGGGAGCAAAGCAGCTCGAAGCGGCCGCCAAACTCCGTAAGGATGGCGTCGGCCGCCCGGCCTGCCCCTCCCTGGGCCCCGCTGCCCTGCACCTCCGCCTTCAGCCATAGGCGCTGGAGGTTGTGCTGACGCTCGAAGGTCCAGACCAGGGCCTCCTCGCGACTGCGGGCAAAGGTGCACCGGTTTCGGTGGCGCCGGCAGCCGAGCCCAGGGCTGTAGTAGTGGCAGACTTGGTAGCACAGGGGCCTTGGGAAGGTGGGCCGGCAGCCCACCACACGCCAGACCTTGCTCTTGGTGGCCTGCTTAAAGCGGGCCAGCAGGATCTCGCGGGAGCAGTCATGCTCCACCCTACGGAGGACGTAGGTGCTTTCATTGAGCCGCTGGGTGCAGCGGGAGCAGCCCAGACACAGGTCCACCAGGGCACACAGCCGGGCCAGGGATGGCCCTCTGGTGGCCGCGGGGCTGTTGGGCAGCAGGGTGGACCCTGGAGGCGCCACCTCGAACACCAGCTTGGCTCTCCGGGGAGGCGTCTGAGGCTCCTGAGCTCACGGGTCCACGCGGTCCACTGGAACTGTTGGCCACGGTTCGAAGCCTGCGACAGAAGGAGCAGGTgagactgaggccagaggacATCTGGTCCAGGCCCAGCTCAGAAGCACGGCCTCTCCACCAGGCAAGGAGCTGGCGATCTGCCTCCCCTGATGCCCAAGCAGAGGCCTCTCCACCAAGCAAGGAGTTGGGACTCTCCCCACCCTGACGCCCAAGTGGAGGCCTTGGCAGTAGCTGTGTCCTGTCAGGGAGTCAGGGCTCACTGACCCGGACACAGCCAGACCCTCCCTCCTGAAGGGTCTCAGGCCCCACCTAGAAGGAGCCAAGGTGACTGCTTGTGGAGCCCTGGAGGGGGCAGAGCCCTCGGCACAGTGCCGCCCCCAGGAGGCCGCACCCCTCTGCCCCAGCCGGGGGTCCTGTGCACCCCAGGGCCTCAGGCTCCTGACTCTTCTAAGGACACAGCACCTCCTTTTCTATTGAATGACCACTGGCCCCCAGGAAAAGAGGACTCCACATCTGCACCTGGGGAGGGGCTTCACGGAGAGGAGGGTACAGTGCCCACCAGAGCTCAGGGTGCCAGGAAGAGATGGGTCCCCGGGTCCCCACCGCAGCTGGGATGCTACAAGAAGAGTAAGTTTAAAAGCAACAGACTGGAGGCAGACTTCAGTATGAGAACCCGGCACTCCCCGCGGACCCCTCTGAGAAAACATCCGAGTCTGCCGTCCAGAAAGGACGGGAGCCGAGACCCCAAAATCCTGCGCTCCAGTGGGTGCAGAGACCACAGCGCTGGGGCTTGCTGCGGAGGGTGCTGGTCCTGGACGGGCTGCACTGCCCCGGGCTGGGTCTGTGGCTCCCGGGACTCCGCGCCCCCGGCTGCACTCACCCTCCCGGACCCCCCACTCCGCCCCCGGCCCCGCCACCCTGGGACCCCCGCGCTCACCCTCCTGGAGCCGCCCCTGGACCCCCGCGCCCCCGCCCCTCTGCCCTGGGACCCCCGCGCTCACCctcctggagctgcctgccctgccGAGCCTGCCCAGGAGCTCTCAGTTTCGATTCTGGCCCGGGCACTGACGCTGATCGCGGAAATTACCTcaccgccccccgccccgccccgccctgccCCGCCTCCAGCGACAGCTCGGCCCCGCTGCGAGGGAACCTCGGGAAGCGCCAGCGAGCGGAGGACGCCCCTCCCTGAAGGGCCAGTGCCGTCGGAGGCGGAGgcggctgggggtgggggtcctTTCCCGCACCCCTCCAGGGCCCCACGCCCCGTCCAGCCCTTCACACACCAGAGACGCCCCGATGATGTGCCAGGCGGAAGGGGTGAGACCCTGCCCGGCCCTGGACGGCAGGATGGCCTGGTGACTCCACCATCAGCCCCTGGAGAAATCCAGGCACAGCTGACCTGGAAGCCTGGGTCCCCTGACCGGCAGGACCTGCCTGTGGCCCTGGTGCTGCTCAGACGCCGAGTCCCCTCTGACAGGCAGGACCCGCCCGTGGCCCTGGTGCTGCTGGGACCCCAAGTCCCTTCTGTCACCAACCAGGATATGGCAGGAATGGCTAAGTGGCCGCCGGGTCCCAGAGTCAGCACGCCTGGCTCTTGGCTCTCTGGACTGGCTCTGGGCCCTCAGCAGCCCTGTGGGGAGGCCCCATAGAGGAGCTGAGGCCTCCAGCCCACTTGCAGCTGGAGTCCCAGCCCCAGCCTTACTGCCATCTCAGGGAGACCCCAGGCCTAACCCTCCCACCTAGACCACGCCCAGCTGTTAGATGTCTATGTTTAAAATAAACGTCCCATTAGCCAGGggtgggggcgggcgcctgtagtcccagctactcgggaggctgaggcagaagcattgcttgaaccaaggaagtggaggttgcagtgcgccaagattgcgccactgcactccagcctgggcaacagagcaagactccgtctcaaaacaaataaataaataaaataaacatctgtgttgttttaa contains the following coding sequences:
- the HELZ2 gene encoding 3'-5' exoribonuclease HELZ2 isoform X4, with protein sequence MAVWEAEQLGGLQRGDLLTPPAPDGDGRTAPLGQPPGAQLYCPACLVTCHSQEAFENHCASSEHAQMVAFDQALPWEHRSPPPGLSKFELCPKPDLCEYGDACTKAHSAQELQEWVRRTQAVELRGQAAWQDGLVPYQERLLAEYQRSSSEVLVLAETLDGVRVTCNQPLMYQAQERKTQYSWTFAVHSEEPLLHVALLKQEPGADFSLVAPGLPPGRLYARGERFHVPSSTADFQVGVRVQAASFGTFEQWVVFDFGRRPVLLQKLGLQLGQGRRPGPCRNLALGHPEEMERWHTGNRHVVPGVERTAEQTALMAKYKGPALALEFNRSGLASGPISPTNYRQRMHQFLYEEEAAQQQLVAKLTLRGQVFLKTALQTPALNMLFAPPGALYAEVPVPSSLMPDTDQGFLLGRAVSTALVAPVPAPDNTVFEVRLERRASSEQALWLLLPARCCLALGLQPEARLVLEVQFQIDPMTFRLWHQAVDTLPEEQLVVPDLPTCALPRPWSVPPLRRGNRKQELAVALIAGWGPGDGRRVPPLLIYGPFGTGKTYTLAMASLEVIRRPETKVLICTHTNSAADIYIREYFHSHVSGGHPEATPLRVMYTDRPLSQTDPVTLQYCCLTDDRQAFRPPTRAELARHRVVVTTTSQARELRVPVGFFSHILIDEAAQMLECEALTPLAYASHGTRLVLAGDHMQVTPRLFSVARARAAEHTLLHRLFLCYQQETHEVARQSRLVFHENYRCTDAIVSFISRHFYVAKGNPIHARGKVPPHPRHYPLMFCHVAGNPDRDMSMASWLNLAEIAQVVEKVQEAYNTWPSCWGGREQRCICVVSHGAQVSALRQELRRRDLGQVSVGSFEILPGRQFRVVVLSTVHTCQSLLSPGALAPEFFTDARVLNTVLTRAQSQLVVVGDAVALCSFGACGKLWESFIRECVERHSVCPEGLSMEQVEQGVAQRRRWAPRGTQAGAAGNWEAAPEPVGDLAEEPAAVVTAMVKAEPGDEALSPASRDITATTAQTEAAAAPAGDAVKEDVVPGACAAGAAAAAGVESTEAEDAEADFWPWDGELNADDAILRELLDESQKVMVTVGEDGLLDTVARPESLQQARLYENLPPAALRKLLRAEPERYRHCTFVPETFERASAIPLDDASSGPIQVRGRLDCGMAFAGDEVLVQLLLGDKAPEGRLRGRVLGVLKRKRHELAFVCRMDTWDPRIMVPINGSVTKIFVAELKDPSQVPVYSLRKGRLQRVGLERLTAEARHSRLFWVQIVLWRQGFYYPLGIVREVLPEASTWEQGLRILGLEYSLRVPPSDQATITKVLQKYHTELGRVAGRREDCRTFLTFTVDPQGACNLDDALSVRDLGPRCEVAVHITDVASFVPRDGVLDVEARRQGAAFYAPGREPVPMLPASLCQDVLSLLPGRDRLAISLFLTMEKASGQLKSLRFAPSVVQSDRQLSYEEAEEVIRQHPGAGRELPARLDSVDACVVAACYFSRLLRRHRLRSDCFYEQPDEDGTLGFRAAHIMVKEYMIQFNRLVAEFLVGSECTRTVTPLRWQPAPRSQQLKALCEKHGDRVPLSLHLGHHLHGGGGSPPDTRLHLLASLWKQVQFAARTQDYEQMVDLVTTDDMHPFLAPAGRDLRKALERSAFGRCTRGHQQQGGHYSLQVDWYTWATSPIRRYLDVVLQRQILLALGRGGSAYSARDIDGLCQAFSLQHALAQSYQRRARSLHLAVQLKAQPLDKLGFVVDVEAGSRCFRLLFPSNRETLPDPCPVPYGSLQLAEHPHALAGRPGLQLLWRRRVYSAQGSSPPLPLPGTVPDPHTRAVETALWKQLLELVELQRWPEAAALIQEKGEASQRRELVQVQRSRCGHFLEVARELGSGDTLQVQLGASLQHGFLVPSPQLWTVAPGFSLCLEHVERPGDCFSGRVYRAPRDRYRDVDEYACVWEPFCALESATGAVAENDSVTLQHLSVSWEASRTPQGQLQGAFRLETAFLEENCADINFSCCYLCIRLEGLPAPTASPRPGPSSLGPGLNVDPGTYTWVAHGQTEDWDQERRADRQEAPRRVHLFVHHMGMEKVPEEVLRPGTLFTVELLPKQLPDLRKEEAVRGLEEASPLVTSIALGRPVPQPLCRVIPSRFLERQTYDIPGGRHKLNPSQNVAVREALEKPFTVIQGPPGTGKTIVGLHIIFWFHKSNQEQVQPGVPPRGEKRLGGPCILYCGPSNKSVDVLAGLLLRRMELKPLRVYSEQAEASEFPVPRVGSRKLLRKSPREGRPNQSLRSITLHHRIRQAPNPYSSEIKAFDTRLQRGELFSREDLVSYKKVLWEARKFELDQHEVILCTCSCAASASLKILDVRQILVDEAGMATEPETLIPLVQFPQAEKVVLLGDHKQLRPVVKNERLQNLGLDRSLFERYHEDAHMLDTQYRMHEGICAFPSVAFYKSRLKTWQGLRRPPSVLGHAGKESCPVIFGHVQGHERSLLVSTDEGNENSKANLEEVAEVVSVWCL